One region of Alosa alosa isolate M-15738 ecotype Scorff River chromosome 1, AALO_Geno_1.1, whole genome shotgun sequence genomic DNA includes:
- the LOC125297625 gene encoding alpha-amylase-like, whose translation MKLLIFAALLGLSVAQHNPHTKHGRTSIVHLFEWRWADIAAECERYLAPNGYGGVQISPPSEHIVLDHPWRAWYQRYQPIGYNLCSRSGNEKELQDMISRCNKVGVNIYVDAVINHMCGAGGGEGHHSSCGSYFNANTKDFPSVPYSNLDFNDGKCRTGSGEIENYGDPNQVRDCRLVGLLDLALEKDYVRSKTADYMNKLIDMGVAGFRVDACKHMWPGDMKAVFDRLHNLNTAWFSAGSRPFIFQEVIDLGGEAITASEYFGLGRVTEFKYGAKLGTVLRKWNGEKLSYLKNWGEGWGFMPNGSAVVFVDNHDNQRGHGAGGAAILTFWDPRLYKMATGLMLAHPYGVTRVMSSFRWERHFVNGKDQNDWMGPASYSDGSTKPVTINSDSTCGNGWVCEHRWRQIRNMAIFRNVVNGQPFSNWWDNQSNQIAFGRGNRGFIVINNDDWSLDVTLNTGLPAGTYCDVISGDKSGSRCTGKQVQVGGDGLAHFQISNTAEDPFMAVHADSKL comes from the exons ATGAAGCTGCTGATTTTTGCTGCTCTTTTGGGGCTAAGCGTAGCCCAGCACAACCCTCACACCAAGCATGGACGCACCTCCATCGTCCATCTGTTTGAGTGGCGGTGGGCGGACATAGCTGCGGAGTGCGAGCGATACCTGGCACCAAATGGCTACGGAGGTGTTCAG ATCTCCCCCCCGAGCGAACACATTGTTCTGGACCACCCCTGGAGGGCCTGGTACCAGAGATACCAGCCAATCGGATACAACCTGTGCTCCCGATCAGGAAATGAGAAGGAGCTCCAGGATATGATCTCCAGATGCAACAAAGTTGGG GTCAACATCTATGTGGACGCGGTTATCAACCACATGTGTGGAGCCGGTGGAGGTGAGGGTCACCACTCAAGCTGCGGATCCTACTTCAACGCCAACACAAAGGACTTCCCCTCCGTGCCCTACTCAAACTTGGACTTCAACGATGGCAAATGCAGAACTGGCAGTGGAGAGATCGAGAACTATGGTGACCCTAACCAG GTGAGGGACTGTCGTCTGGTGGGTCTGCTCGACCTGGCCCTGGAGAAGGACTACGTACGGAGCAAGACGGCCGACTACATGAACAAGCTGATTGACATGGGTGTGGCCGGGTTCAGGGTGGATGCCTGCAAGCACATGTGGCCGGGAGACATGAAGGCCGTCTTCGACAGACTGCACAACCTCAACACCGCCTGGTTTAGTGCTGGCTCCAGACCGTTCATCTTTCAAGAG GTCATTGATCTCGGTGGAGAGGCCATCACTGCCAGTGAATACTTTGGACTGGGCAGGGTGACCGAGTTTAAGTATGGAGCCAAGCTTGGCACAGTTCTGCGCAAATGGAACGGCGAGAAGCTTTCCTACCTGAA AAACTGGGGAGAGGGTTGGGGTTTCATGCCTAACGGTAGCGCTGTGGTGTTTGTGGATAACCATGACAACCAGAGGGGCCACGGAGCTGGTGGAGCTGCCATACTCACATTCTGGGACCCCAG GCTGTACAAGATGGCTACTGGACTCATGCTGGCTCATCCTTATGGAGTTACCAGGGTGATGTCAAGTTTCCGCTGGGAACGCCACTTCGTCAACGGAAAG GATCAGAATGACTGGATGGGACCGGCCAGCTACTCCGACGGCTCCACTAAGCCTGTGACCATCAACTCAGACAGCACCTGTGGGAACGGCTGGGTCTGTGAACACAGGTGGCGGCAGATCAG AAACATGGCGATTTTCCGCAATGTGGTCAACGGACAACCTTTCTCCAACTGGTGGGACAACCAGAGCAACCAGATTGCTTTTGGACGTGGCAACCGAGGGTTCATTGTTATCAACAATGATGATTG GAGCCTGGATGTGACCCTGAATACGGGCCTACCTGCGGGCACCTACTGTGACGTGATCTCTGGGGACAAGAGCGGAAGCAGGTGCACTGGGAAGCAGGTGCAGGTGGGAGGGGACGGACTCGCCCACTTCCAAATCAGCAACACGGCCGAGGACCCCTTCATGGCCGTCCATGCAGATTCCAAACTGTAA
- the LOC125304446 gene encoding probable G-protein coupled receptor 132, whose product MRTNVSQTGNCSLPYDQDRVPLLTLYSVVLVVGVPANFVTVWLTWIQVRRKNVLGVYLFILSVCDLMYLCTLPLWAVYISRGHIWSWGSTACKWTGYIFFNNMYISIFLLCCVSVDRCVAVVYPLKSRPIRKLKHAWIITMAIAIVVALGHLPVFIMDEGNADSETQQRCFEPGQATAMVTGFNYARFLIGFLMPLTILILTNRIILSRIQASESIEKQNKEKVRRLALGVVIFFLVCFAPYHAILLTRAISFHTMTDDHDECRFDQGIYTPYSIFLGLSTINSAMNPILYVLSSDNVRKEVRRGLSSVRSWGSNVPQRGLSAASEARASNTRH is encoded by the coding sequence ATGCGCACAAACGTGAGCCAGACGGGGAACTGCAGCCTGCCGTATGATCAGGATCGTGTGCCCCTCCTGACCCTCTATAGCGTGGTGCTGGTGGTCGGTGTTCCGGCCAACTTCGTCACGGTCTGGTTGACCTGGATTCAGGTGCGCCGTAAAAACGTCCTGGGTGTCTACCTGTTCATCCTGTCCGTCTGTGACCTCATGTACCTGTGTACCCTTCCTCTTTGGGCGGTGTACATCTCCAGAGGTCACATCTGGTCCTGGGGCTCGACGGCCTGCAAATGGACAGGATATATCTTCTTCAACAACATGTACATCAGCATCTtcctgctgtgttgtgtgtccgTGGATCGGTGCGTGGCTGTTGTGTACCCACTGAAGTCTCGACCGATCCGAAAGTTAAAACATGCCTGGATAATCACCATGGCAATAGCCATCGTTGTAGCGTTGGGTCACCTGCCTGTGTTTATCATGGACGAGGGAAACGCGGACAGTGAGACACAGCAACGCTGCTTTGAGCCAGGGCAGGCCACAGCGATGGTGACCGGCTTCAACTACGCCCGCTTCCTCATCGGATTCCTCATGCCTCTAACGATCCTGATCCTCACAAACCGCATTATCCTGTCCAGAATCCAGGCCAGCGAAAGTATTGAGAAGCAGAACAAGGAAAAGGTGCGCCGGCTTGCGCTGGGCGTAGTGATATTCTTCCTGGTGTGTTTCGCACCCTACCACGCCATCCTTCTGACCCGGGCCATCAGCTTCCACACAATGACAGATGACCATGACGAGTGCCGGTTCGACCAGGGCATCTACACTCCCTACAGTATCTTCCTGGGCTTGTCCACCATCAACAGCGCCATGAACCCGATCCTGTACGTCCTGTCCAGTGATAACGTCAGGAAGGAGGTGCGGAGAGGCCTGTCAAGCGTCCGGAGCTGGGGAAGCAATGTCCCCCAGAGGGGCTTGAGTGCCGCTTCAGAGGCACGGGCCAGCAATACCAGGCATTAA